From the Paenibacillus sp. FSL H8-0548 genome, one window contains:
- a CDS encoding DUF3320 domain-containing protein: protein MNQSVRCEWEYSKVINYAMQQNHVPIVRKIVLTNVTEEDIRLVTVKLSAEPAYAYEWTKVLDVLPAGQSIDLGVMHVQLLGSYLAGLSERVTGLLTLSVIQNEKSCFEERASITILAFDEWSGLAILPEMAASFVTPNHSQVLQVVREAASTLGKWNGSPTFSAYQSKDPNRARLQAAAIYSVIQSKAIAYCVAPPSFEQIGQRVRLLDTIFAYRLGNCLDLTLLYAACLEAVGLHPLLIFTEGHAFVGVWLIEETFSESVQDDISLLTKRIAPGINEICLIEATYLNEGQTARFDEASARANQHLHDPDKFDCIVDVKRARAGGIRPLPLRTEKSGGWELEAEPVKSEHEHLAPELMDVLEKPIEVDTIPISRQKQWERRLLDLSLRNTLINFKLTKSSIQIMTTQLGELEDELAERGEFEMLPRPSDWQDDLRSISLFQSIRSNHPMEQLLREEFNRKRLRVDLKDNELEKRVVHLYRSARLSLEENGANTLYLALGVLKWYESPASELPRYAPLVLIPVQIIKKLSRSGYIVRGLDEEPQINITLLEMLRQDFGIAIGGLDTLPRDDKGVDLKQIFNVIRHAMLQVPRWDVEESAYLGLFSFGQFVMWNDIRTRSNELAQNKIVASLMANQLQWQQQEEVSTTPLDEQHPGEQLVPISTDSSQLSAIRAAAAGQSFVLHGPPGTGKSQTITNMIANALASGKRVLFVAEKMAALSVVQKRLENIGLGSFCLELHSNKSTKRAVLDQLGAAIDAPRVMPPEQWSKEADRLANLRGELNGYISALHRKQSFGFSLFEAIAGYEQTGTGPDIVVFDQADIGALTPEKITVWRDLVAQLLAASLQCGGLAGHIWRDARVTLFTQSLKSDVEQALLGYGGVMNSVEDALQKMMSILQLSHMPLRYAKVQTLAKLIGLMLSVPDVLPALLQGADAEQTVGRLRRLSQQGERRDQIRQIVVEHFTPEAVQLDAPMLLSEWAKAELKWLLPKLLMQKRIVKQLKAMAAPSRIIQKEQAREHLSRIVQWQEEEKKLASEADGAKELLGSELWNEGQANWQAISEAADWASSLHSCLVEWHGDLHAAMQTKERIAALLEGGRHAFAQHNVIFSQAASLFSQAEGCEQRLSELLHLELDELAAEAGDSSWYGFMRLRAEGWQAHLHELRDWCAWRRIREQAAEAGLSALLIAHEAGQMPDTELMLVYERGLYKSCASYIFDQEELLGSFSGTLFEEKINRFRETDRRFEQLTRQEIAARLSARVPQMSQEAAQSSEAGILQRAIRSGGRAMSIRKLLDNIPNLLPRLTPCMLMSPISVAQYLDPKSPKFDLVIFDEASQVPTAEAVGALARGHQAVIVGDPKQLPPTSFFSKSSEEFDEENEMAQDMESILDDCLALGMYQMHLSWHYRSRHESLIAFSNAHYYDNKLMTFPSPDEPVSSVSWRPVEGYYDRGRTKHNRAEGNAVVAEIVRRLKDEDLRQQSIGVVTFSSVQQTLIEDLLDEALRKEPSLELLLPELPEPIFVKNLENVQGDERDIILFSIGYGPDASGKVSLNFGPLNRKGGWRRLNVAVSRARQEMLVFSTLHAHQLSASRTSAEGVIGLKAFLDYAEKGKQGLPTTAMTKQTLVIPNVHRALAEELTSRGYEVDLYIGSSGYRLDVGIRDPKQHGQYQLGILLDGPMYKDAKTARDRDVLRIQVLEQLGWSLHHLWLPDWWENREAELRKIEKAIENAGTRKQSAATARRETTKPSPHMFVAIPQNPIEEENDSSILSGGAVYRRSTLEPVTFSTEAFYNTGHTLLILEQMKQVIKEEGPISRSLLIKRVLQAWGISRMGAKLERHFEELLAKLNLQRTHTDGMLFLWPEDIEPEAYSGFRIAANETDRRSAEELPAEELANVIKAVLLTQISLPQEDVVKQTVKQLGYARSGSALDKAARNGISCAIERGFAFVNEDGRIVMKDN from the coding sequence TTGAATCAGAGCGTTCGCTGCGAATGGGAATATAGCAAAGTCATTAATTATGCGATGCAGCAAAATCATGTCCCTATCGTTAGGAAAATCGTGTTGACCAATGTGACAGAGGAGGATATTCGCCTCGTTACGGTCAAGCTGTCGGCAGAACCGGCATATGCATATGAGTGGACTAAGGTGCTGGATGTGTTGCCCGCAGGGCAATCGATTGATTTGGGTGTTATGCATGTGCAGCTTTTAGGCTCTTACCTAGCGGGTTTATCCGAGCGTGTGACTGGACTTCTTACCCTTTCGGTTATTCAAAATGAGAAGTCTTGCTTCGAGGAGCGGGCTTCGATTACGATTCTTGCTTTTGATGAATGGAGCGGCCTTGCCATATTGCCAGAGATGGCTGCGTCGTTTGTGACGCCTAATCATTCGCAGGTGCTGCAGGTAGTGCGAGAGGCAGCTAGTACATTAGGGAAATGGAATGGCAGCCCGACCTTTAGTGCTTACCAGAGCAAGGACCCTAATCGTGCTCGCCTTCAGGCGGCTGCTATTTATAGTGTCATTCAAAGCAAAGCCATTGCTTATTGTGTTGCTCCGCCGAGCTTTGAACAAATCGGGCAGCGTGTTCGGCTGTTGGATACGATCTTCGCGTATCGCCTAGGCAATTGCTTGGATTTAACACTGCTTTATGCTGCCTGCTTGGAGGCGGTTGGTTTGCATCCTTTGCTTATTTTCACGGAAGGTCATGCATTTGTCGGGGTATGGCTGATCGAAGAAACCTTCTCTGAGAGTGTACAGGACGATATATCGCTGCTTACCAAAAGAATTGCACCGGGTATTAATGAAATCTGTTTGATAGAAGCTACCTATCTGAATGAGGGGCAAACGGCACGATTTGATGAGGCCTCCGCCCGCGCTAATCAGCATTTGCATGATCCGGATAAGTTTGATTGTATCGTCGATGTTAAGCGAGCTCGCGCAGGCGGGATTCGCCCACTGCCGCTTCGCACGGAAAAGTCCGGCGGATGGGAGCTCGAAGCAGAACCGGTAAAGAGTGAACATGAGCATCTGGCTCCTGAACTCATGGACGTACTGGAGAAGCCGATAGAGGTAGATACAATTCCGATTAGCAGGCAGAAGCAATGGGAACGTCGTCTGCTGGATTTGTCACTGCGAAATACGCTTATTAATTTCAAATTAACGAAATCAAGCATTCAGATTATGACGACGCAGCTAGGTGAGCTTGAGGATGAGCTTGCTGAGCGCGGAGAGTTCGAAATGTTGCCGAGGCCGAGCGATTGGCAGGATGATTTGCGCAGCATTAGTTTATTTCAAAGCATTCGCAGCAACCATCCCATGGAGCAGCTGCTGCGTGAAGAATTTAATCGCAAGCGGCTGAGGGTAGATTTGAAAGATAATGAGCTGGAGAAAAGGGTGGTGCATCTCTATCGTTCTGCTCGTCTTTCATTAGAGGAGAATGGGGCCAACACACTTTATTTGGCACTCGGCGTACTGAAATGGTATGAGTCGCCAGCAAGCGAGCTGCCGAGATACGCGCCGCTTGTGCTAATACCGGTTCAAATTATAAAGAAGCTGTCACGAAGTGGGTATATCGTTCGCGGACTGGACGAGGAGCCGCAAATCAATATTACGCTGCTCGAAATGCTGCGTCAGGATTTTGGCATAGCGATTGGCGGCCTCGATACACTTCCGCGTGATGACAAGGGCGTCGATTTGAAGCAAATATTCAATGTCATAAGACATGCGATGCTGCAAGTGCCAAGGTGGGATGTGGAGGAATCCGCTTATTTGGGGTTGTTTTCTTTTGGCCAATTTGTGATGTGGAATGATATTCGTACGCGTTCAAATGAGCTGGCGCAAAATAAAATTGTGGCAAGCTTGATGGCGAATCAGCTGCAATGGCAGCAGCAGGAAGAAGTTAGCACGACCCCGCTTGATGAGCAGCATCCCGGTGAACAGCTGGTGCCGATTAGTACGGATTCCTCGCAGCTATCTGCGATTCGGGCTGCCGCCGCTGGTCAAAGCTTTGTTCTGCACGGACCGCCCGGAACCGGCAAATCGCAGACGATTACGAATATGATCGCGAATGCATTGGCGAGCGGCAAGCGAGTGCTGTTCGTAGCAGAGAAGATGGCCGCCTTATCCGTCGTACAGAAACGATTGGAGAATATCGGCTTGGGGTCATTTTGCTTGGAGCTTCACTCCAATAAAAGCACGAAACGTGCTGTGTTGGATCAGTTAGGCGCGGCTATAGACGCCCCTCGTGTTATGCCTCCAGAGCAATGGAGCAAAGAGGCTGATCGCTTGGCTAACCTACGAGGCGAGCTAAACGGCTATATATCAGCGCTGCATCGCAAGCAGTCTTTTGGCTTTTCTTTATTTGAAGCTATTGCTGGTTATGAGCAGACGGGCACTGGACCAGATATCGTCGTCTTTGATCAGGCGGATATCGGAGCATTAACACCTGAAAAAATAACCGTGTGGCGAGACTTGGTTGCGCAGTTGTTAGCTGCTAGTCTGCAATGCGGCGGCCTAGCAGGACATATATGGCGTGATGCGCGTGTGACCTTATTTACGCAAAGCTTAAAGTCGGATGTAGAGCAAGCTTTGCTCGGGTATGGCGGCGTAATGAACTCAGTTGAGGATGCCTTGCAGAAGATGATGAGCATATTGCAGCTATCGCACATGCCGCTTCGTTATGCAAAGGTCCAAACGCTGGCGAAGCTCATTGGGCTGATGCTTAGCGTTCCCGATGTATTGCCTGCCTTGCTTCAAGGAGCTGACGCAGAGCAGACAGTCGGTCGTCTGAGAAGGCTCAGCCAGCAAGGTGAGCGAAGAGATCAGATTAGGCAAATCGTTGTCGAGCATTTCACACCAGAGGCTGTTCAGCTGGATGCGCCCATGCTGCTCTCTGAATGGGCCAAAGCAGAGCTGAAGTGGCTTCTGCCTAAGCTGCTTATGCAGAAGCGGATTGTGAAACAGTTAAAAGCGATGGCGGCTCCTAGCCGAATCATTCAGAAGGAGCAAGCCAGGGAGCATTTATCTCGAATCGTGCAGTGGCAAGAGGAAGAGAAGAAGCTGGCATCAGAGGCTGATGGTGCTAAAGAGCTGCTTGGCTCTGAGCTTTGGAATGAGGGGCAAGCCAATTGGCAAGCAATTTCAGAGGCTGCAGACTGGGCAAGCTCTCTTCATAGCTGCTTAGTGGAATGGCATGGGGACCTGCATGCTGCGATGCAAACAAAAGAACGAATAGCTGCTTTATTAGAAGGGGGACGTCATGCTTTCGCTCAGCATAACGTGATATTCAGTCAGGCGGCTTCGCTATTTAGCCAAGCAGAAGGCTGCGAACAGCGGCTGAGCGAGCTGCTGCATTTGGAGCTAGATGAGCTTGCAGCTGAGGCAGGTGACTCGAGCTGGTATGGCTTTATGCGGCTGCGAGCAGAAGGCTGGCAAGCTCATCTTCATGAGCTGCGCGACTGGTGCGCATGGCGCCGAATACGGGAGCAAGCAGCGGAAGCTGGTCTTAGTGCTTTGCTTATTGCACATGAAGCAGGGCAAATGCCCGATACGGAGCTCATGCTTGTATATGAACGAGGGCTGTATAAAAGCTGCGCCAGCTATATTTTTGACCAAGAGGAGCTGCTAGGTTCATTTTCTGGTACACTTTTCGAAGAAAAAATAAATCGGTTTCGTGAGACTGATCGGCGGTTTGAACAGCTTACTCGTCAGGAAATTGCGGCAAGGCTCTCAGCGAGAGTACCGCAAATGTCGCAGGAGGCTGCTCAAAGCTCGGAAGCAGGTATTTTGCAGCGGGCGATTCGAAGCGGAGGAAGAGCGATGTCTATCCGCAAGCTGCTGGACAATATCCCTAACCTACTGCCGCGCTTAACGCCATGTATGCTGATGAGTCCGATTTCTGTTGCTCAATATTTGGACCCGAAGAGCCCTAAATTTGATTTGGTCATATTTGATGAAGCCTCTCAGGTACCTACGGCTGAAGCTGTGGGCGCATTGGCAAGAGGTCATCAAGCGGTTATTGTGGGAGATCCGAAGCAGCTTCCACCGACCAGCTTCTTCTCCAAATCAAGCGAGGAGTTTGATGAGGAGAACGAGATGGCTCAGGATATGGAGAGCATATTGGATGATTGCCTAGCGCTTGGTATGTACCAAATGCATCTATCTTGGCATTATCGCAGTCGCCATGAGAGCTTAATTGCATTCAGCAATGCTCATTATTACGATAACAAGCTAATGACCTTCCCTTCACCTGATGAACCAGTTTCTAGCGTTTCATGGCGACCGGTAGAGGGGTATTATGACCGTGGGCGAACGAAGCACAACCGCGCCGAAGGCAATGCAGTCGTAGCTGAAATTGTCCGTCGCTTGAAGGATGAGGACCTTCGCCAGCAGAGCATCGGAGTCGTTACCTTCAGCTCCGTGCAGCAGACGCTTATCGAAGACTTATTAGATGAAGCGCTGCGCAAGGAGCCATCGCTTGAGCTGCTGCTTCCAGAACTTCCGGAGCCTATTTTTGTCAAAAATTTAGAAAATGTTCAAGGTGATGAGCGTGACATTATTTTATTTTCTATCGGTTATGGTCCGGATGCCTCCGGCAAGGTGAGCTTGAACTTTGGACCGCTGAATCGGAAGGGGGGCTGGCGGCGCCTTAATGTCGCCGTCTCGCGGGCAAGACAAGAGATGCTGGTATTCTCAACGCTGCATGCTCATCAATTGAGCGCGAGCCGTACAAGCGCGGAAGGCGTCATTGGCCTGAAGGCATTCCTTGATTACGCGGAGAAAGGAAAGCAGGGATTGCCAACTACCGCAATGACGAAACAGACGCTTGTTATCCCTAATGTACATCGGGCGCTCGCAGAGGAGCTGACTAGCCGAGGCTACGAGGTTGATCTTTATATCGGATCATCGGGCTATCGACTTGATGTGGGGATACGAGATCCGAAGCAGCACGGTCAATATCAGCTCGGTATATTACTTGATGGTCCAATGTATAAGGATGCCAAGACAGCTCGCGATCGTGACGTCCTGCGTATTCAGGTGCTGGAGCAGCTTGGCTGGAGTCTTCATCATCTTTGGCTTCCGGACTGGTGGGAGAACAGAGAGGCGGAGCTGCGGAAGATTGAGAAGGCAATTGAAAATGCGGGAACACGGAAGCAATCAGCAGCCACGGCCCGAAGAGAAACGACCAAGCCCTCGCCCCATATGTTTGTTGCCATTCCGCAGAATCCGATTGAGGAAGAAAACGATTCTTCTATATTAAGCGGGGGAGCGGTATACAGACGCTCAACGCTGGAGCCGGTAACATTCTCTACAGAGGCATTCTACAATACTGGACATACACTGCTTATTTTGGAGCAAATGAAGCAAGTTATTAAGGAGGAGGGGCCGATTAGCCGTTCTCTTCTCATCAAGCGTGTTCTTCAAGCATGGGGAATATCGCGGATGGGGGCTAAGCTGGAGCGTCATTTCGAGGAGCTTCTTGCAAAATTAAACCTGCAGCGCACACATACAGATGGCATGCTATTTCTATGGCCGGAAGATATAGAGCCTGAAGCATATAGCGGATTTCGTATTGCTGCAAACGAAACAGATCGCCGAAGCGCAGAGGAGCTGCCTGCCGAAGAGCTGGCCAATGTCATTAAAGCGGTATTGTTGACCCAAATTAGCTTGCCGCAGGAGGATGTAGTAAAGCAAACGGTTAAGCAGCTTGGCTATGCAAGATCTGGCTCTGCTTTGGATAAAGCGGCTAGAAACGGCATAAGCTGTGCCATCGAGCGCGGCTTTGCATTTGTGAATGAGGATGGTCGAATCGTAATGAAGGATAATTGA
- a CDS encoding LemA family protein: MGLIIGIVIAVILVIYVIATYNGLVKMRNWVKEAWSQIDVQLKRRHDLIPNLLETVKGYAKHEQETLNLVVQARNQMLSGTPNERMEADNQLQGALKSIFALSEAYPDLKANQNFMSLQEELTNSENKVAYSRQLYNKTVAEYNIKRESFPSNIIAGMFSFKEEQLLVTPEAEKIVPKITF; the protein is encoded by the coding sequence ATGGGATTGATTATTGGAATTGTCATAGCCGTTATTTTGGTTATCTATGTGATTGCAACGTATAACGGGCTTGTGAAGATGAGGAACTGGGTGAAGGAAGCATGGAGCCAGATTGACGTTCAGCTGAAGCGCCGTCATGATTTGATTCCAAATCTGCTCGAAACGGTCAAGGGCTATGCCAAGCATGAGCAGGAAACGTTGAATCTGGTCGTTCAGGCTCGTAATCAGATGCTCAGCGGTACGCCGAATGAGAGAATGGAAGCCGATAATCAGCTGCAAGGCGCATTGAAGTCTATTTTTGCGCTTAGTGAGGCTTATCCTGATTTGAAGGCCAATCAAAACTTCATGAGCTTGCAGGAGGAATTAACCAATTCTGAGAACAAAGTAGCGTATTCCCGTCAGCTGTACAATAAAACAGTTGCTGAATACAACATTAAGCGCGAGTCATTTCCATCTAATATCATTGCCGGGATGTTCAGCTTTAAAGAGGAGCAGCTGCTGGTTACCCCTGAAGCGGAGAAAATCGTACCGAAAATCACCTTTTAA
- the htpX gene encoding zinc metalloprotease HtpX, protein MLYKQIEQNKRKTVLLVLLFSVIVLGAGIAVGYLGFGDIWIGAIIAAVILLVYVPITYMSASSQVLRMSGAVLANEETHKQLYHIVEELCIPARIPMPKIYVINDPSPNAFATGIKPEKGAVAFTTGLLEQLNREELEAVAAHELAHIRNYDIRLMTISIALISVVAILADIGSRMLFTQRRNDNKKTHPAFYIVALIFILLSPLAARFVHLAVSRNREYLADATAVELTRNSLGLQNALRKISSSSLDVRKAKKSTASLYISSPFSKLRKAKKTSWFSTHPSMESRIERLGRM, encoded by the coding sequence ATGCTTTATAAGCAAATTGAACAAAATAAACGCAAAACCGTGCTGCTTGTGCTGCTCTTTAGCGTAATCGTGCTTGGAGCGGGCATTGCAGTTGGCTATTTGGGATTTGGGGATATATGGATCGGGGCGATCATAGCGGCGGTAATATTGCTCGTTTATGTTCCGATTACTTATATGTCTGCAAGCTCGCAGGTGCTTCGCATGTCAGGGGCTGTTCTTGCAAATGAAGAAACTCATAAGCAGCTTTATCATATCGTGGAGGAGCTTTGTATACCTGCCCGAATCCCGATGCCAAAAATTTACGTGATCAACGATCCCTCTCCGAACGCTTTTGCAACAGGGATCAAGCCTGAGAAAGGCGCGGTCGCTTTTACAACAGGTTTGCTTGAGCAGCTGAATCGGGAGGAGCTCGAGGCGGTTGCTGCCCATGAGCTTGCCCATATCCGTAATTATGATATTCGTCTAATGACGATTTCGATTGCTTTAATATCCGTCGTGGCTATTTTAGCCGATATCGGCTCAAGGATGTTATTTACGCAAAGAAGGAACGACAATAAAAAAACGCATCCAGCATTTTATATTGTTGCACTCATTTTTATTCTGTTATCACCGCTTGCAGCCAGGTTCGTCCATTTAGCAGTTTCAAGAAACCGTGAGTATTTGGCGGATGCTACAGCGGTAGAGCTGACTCGTAATTCTCTTGGCTTGCAAAATGCTTTGCGGAAAATTAGCTCCAGCAGTCTGGATGTGCGCAAAGCTAAAAAGTCTACTGCATCGCTCTATATCTCGAGTCCCTTTAGTAAGCTTCGCAAAGCTAAAAAAACAAGCTGGTTCAGTACTCATCCATCGATGGAATCAAGAATTGAAAGGCTCGGGAGAATGTAG
- a CDS encoding NADPH-dependent FMN reductase translates to MSKLNIGIILGSTRQGRLSPQVGEWIKSVADKRGDANYEIVDIADFKLPLLGEADATEQATAWNTKLASLDGFVFIVQEYNHSISASLKNALDYAREAWNDKAAGIVSYGSVGGARAAEHLRGILGELSVADVRVHPALSLFTDFENGTVFKPADLHLTNVNGMLDQVLAWSGALKTLR, encoded by the coding sequence ATGTCAAAATTAAATATCGGTATTATTTTAGGAAGTACTCGTCAAGGTCGTTTGAGTCCACAAGTAGGCGAATGGATTAAAAGTGTCGCTGATAAACGCGGAGATGCTAATTATGAAATTGTAGACATCGCAGACTTTAAGCTGCCGCTTCTGGGAGAAGCTGATGCTACAGAGCAAGCAACAGCATGGAATACAAAGCTTGCTAGCTTGGATGGCTTCGTATTTATCGTTCAAGAATATAACCACAGTATCTCGGCATCCTTGAAAAATGCGCTTGATTACGCTCGTGAAGCATGGAATGATAAAGCAGCAGGTATCGTAAGCTATGGTTCCGTAGGCGGCGCTCGTGCAGCTGAGCATTTGCGTGGAATCTTGGGAGAATTGTCCGTAGCGGACGTTCGCGTTCACCCAGCATTGTCCCTATTCACTGATTTTGAGAACGGAACTGTTTTCAAACCGGCTGATTTGCATCTTACAAATGTTAATGGCATGCTTGACCAAGTTCTCGCTTGGAGCGGTGCATTGAAAACTTTACGTTAA